Proteins from a genomic interval of Nautilia sp. PV-1:
- the ffh gene encoding signal recognition particle protein, with translation MFDKISDGFKSAINKIRMKDDEKALKKALDELKKSLLKSDVHFKVVKDLLREVEIETKRAGIGKANFLKALDKSLTNILTAPGNYGFVYSNKPPTVVLMTGLQGSGKTTTTAKLANYLKQFKKKKVLMVAADLQRLAAVEQLKQLAEQNGLDIFYDENSKDPVDIAKRGVEYAKEKFYDVVLIDTAGRLAIDDELMNELIEIKKEVNPDEIFYVADSLTGKDALNTAKQFDEKLDITGVILTKYDGDSKGGVALSIAHQVGKPLRFLGTGEKVQDIEVFVPDRIVSRIMGAGDIEGLVEKTSAIIDEKEAKKLTKKLKKGQFNYEDFLNQLEQMKKLGSMKNLLGMIPGMGNMLKQLGDIDLENSAEIKKIKAMISSMTSKERKHPELIKESASRRRRIAQGAGLSVQEINRINKQFQNAAKMAKKFAGKKMPNMNELMKMTQGLNFPK, from the coding sequence ATGTTTGACAAAATAAGCGACGGCTTTAAAAGCGCTATTAACAAAATAAGAATGAAAGACGATGAAAAAGCGCTTAAAAAAGCATTGGATGAGTTGAAAAAAAGTCTTTTAAAATCAGATGTACATTTTAAAGTAGTCAAAGATCTTTTAAGAGAAGTAGAGATTGAAACAAAAAGAGCCGGAATAGGGAAGGCTAACTTTTTAAAAGCATTAGATAAATCTTTAACCAACATTTTAACTGCACCCGGAAACTACGGATTTGTATATTCAAACAAACCTCCTACAGTCGTATTGATGACAGGTCTTCAGGGTAGCGGTAAAACAACTACTACCGCAAAACTTGCGAATTATCTCAAACAGTTTAAAAAGAAAAAAGTTTTAATGGTTGCAGCCGACCTTCAAAGACTCGCGGCGGTAGAACAGCTAAAACAGTTAGCGGAACAGAACGGTCTTGACATATTTTATGACGAAAATTCAAAAGATCCCGTGGATATCGCTAAAAGAGGCGTGGAATACGCTAAAGAAAAATTTTATGACGTTGTGCTTATAGATACAGCCGGGCGTTTAGCGATTGATGATGAGCTTATGAATGAACTTATTGAAATCAAAAAAGAGGTAAATCCTGATGAAATTTTCTATGTAGCCGATTCTCTTACCGGTAAAGACGCTTTAAATACAGCAAAACAGTTTGACGAAAAACTTGACATTACAGGTGTTATACTTACGAAATACGACGGTGATTCAAAAGGCGGAGTTGCGCTGAGCATCGCACATCAGGTTGGAAAACCGTTAAGATTTTTAGGTACGGGAGAAAAAGTACAGGATATTGAAGTATTCGTTCCTGACAGAATTGTAAGCCGTATAATGGGAGCCGGTGATATTGAAGGTCTTGTTGAAAAAACTTCAGCGATTATTGATGAAAAAGAAGCGAAAAAACTTACTAAAAAGTTAAAAAAAGGGCAGTTTAACTATGAAGACTTTTTAAATCAGCTAGAGCAGATGAAAAAACTCGGAAGTATGAAAAACCTTTTAGGTATGATTCCGGGGATGGGTAATATGCTAAAACAGCTCGGTGACATTGATCTAGAAAATTCTGCAGAAATTAAAAAAATAAAAGCAATGATCAGTTCAATGACTTCAAAAGAAAGAAAACATCCTGAACTTATTAAAGAGAGTGCCAGCAGACGAAGAAGAATTGCACAGGGTGCCGGGCTAAGTGTTCAGGAAATAAACAGAATAAACAAACAGTTCCAAAACGCCGCTAAGATGGCGAAAAAATTTGCCGGAAAGAAAATGCCTAATATGAATGAGCTGATGAAAATGACTCAGGGCTTGAATTTTCCTAAATAA
- a CDS encoding RNA pseudouridine synthase has product MNEKAYILLAKQEGISNRAAKELIDRGLVFAKDKKIKIARGLLPTNTKFKVLKFPKPKKIFEDENLIAVDKPPYITSEEVSKIFGYDLLHRLDKETSGILILVKNETFRKKAIEEFKKQNVYKEYITWVSGIVPEPMTIDLPIKVIKTKSGALAKISKDGEDAVTEIEPILAFRTKSKVKAVIHTGKTHQIRAHLKAVDHPILGDEKYGGEPFKRVMLHHHKFKIFDYNFTSPEPSDFKMQEEVNTYKKKKKKK; this is encoded by the coding sequence ATGAACGAGAAAGCTTATATACTTCTAGCAAAACAGGAAGGCATTTCAAACAGAGCCGCAAAAGAGCTTATTGACAGAGGGCTTGTATTTGCAAAAGACAAAAAAATTAAAATAGCAAGAGGACTGCTTCCTACAAATACAAAATTTAAAGTACTTAAATTTCCCAAACCTAAAAAAATTTTCGAAGACGAGAATTTAATAGCGGTTGACAAACCTCCTTATATTACCAGTGAAGAGGTTTCAAAAATATTCGGTTACGATCTTCTTCATAGACTTGATAAAGAGACAAGCGGAATTTTAATTTTGGTAAAAAATGAAACTTTTAGAAAAAAAGCTATTGAAGAATTTAAAAAACAAAATGTATACAAAGAATACATAACATGGGTAAGCGGAATTGTGCCGGAACCTATGACGATAGATCTGCCTATAAAAGTAATAAAAACAAAAAGCGGGGCACTTGCTAAAATTTCAAAAGACGGAGAAGACGCCGTAACCGAAATTGAGCCGATTTTGGCGTTTAGGACCAAATCAAAAGTAAAAGCCGTTATCCATACCGGAAAAACACATCAGATAAGAGCTCATTTAAAAGCGGTGGACCATCCGATATTAGGAGATGAAAAATACGGAGGAGAACCTTTTAAAAGAGTAATGCTTCATCATCATAAATTCAAAATATTTGATTATAATTTCACATCACCTGAACCGAGCGACTTTAAAATGCAGGAAGAAGTAAATACCTATAAGAAAAAAAAGAAAAAGAAATAG
- a CDS encoding DUF3373 family protein gives MKKLLLSATVVAGLFAAPTVDSLQKQINDLQKQLKELKAEQTAQNTRYYKKVAPVVTNSHLYWSYDLRTTFDFIKKETTGGFVMDGAVNTGQFGPTFTDKSPFIMYNGHMVSGQKYYGRVFSNRIILTGVVKPSDNLKATVRVEANKVFGFSNINGFQEPYQNVDWVTNETPDDANIRIKEAFFNYWFGPDNALMFSAGRRPATEGFPANLREGDPANSPLAHLINMEFDGFSFEIGNPIFSKISDKFADWGTWLKFCAGRGYSNTNGKWSFTSNPDYTADDNLKDSDFAGFILVPYDDGQYSIKTETVWAFNLRGFRPSGEYNATTGVYGYAMPTVGNYFGENIVLAANGIGNDNFSSDAVNDFLDGTTAFISYAYSQTRPKSGQKMLGSADKKSGHSWWIGADMPGFGDNDHFGISYVKGSKYWRSFTYGEDTLAGSIAAVRGHAIDTYYNTQIIPHLTAGIRYTYIKYDYPGSDAFFGDMGDPSTVNAYGYPVNYVKSAKDIRVFVRYKF, from the coding sequence ATGAAAAAATTACTACTTTCAGCTACAGTAGTTGCAGGACTATTTGCAGCACCGACTGTTGATTCTCTTCAAAAACAAATCAACGACTTACAAAAACAATTAAAAGAACTAAAAGCAGAGCAAACTGCTCAAAATACAAGATATTACAAAAAAGTTGCCCCTGTTGTAACAAACAGCCATCTATACTGGAGTTATGATTTAAGAACAACTTTCGATTTCATTAAAAAAGAAACAACTGGTGGCTTCGTTATGGACGGGGCAGTAAACACTGGTCAATTCGGTCCAACATTTACTGACAAATCACCATTTATTATGTATAATGGTCATATGGTTTCTGGCCAAAAATACTACGGAAGAGTATTTTCAAACAGAATTATACTTACAGGCGTAGTTAAACCTAGTGATAACCTTAAAGCAACTGTAAGAGTAGAAGCAAATAAAGTCTTCGGTTTTTCAAATATCAACGGATTCCAAGAGCCTTATCAAAACGTTGACTGGGTTACAAATGAAACACCAGACGATGCTAACATAAGAATTAAAGAAGCCTTTTTCAACTATTGGTTCGGACCTGACAATGCGCTTATGTTCAGTGCGGGTAGAAGACCTGCAACAGAAGGTTTCCCTGCAAACTTAAGAGAAGGAGATCCTGCAAACTCACCGCTAGCTCACTTAATCAACATGGAATTTGACGGATTCAGTTTTGAAATAGGAAATCCTATCTTCTCAAAAATTTCTGATAAATTTGCTGACTGGGGAACTTGGTTAAAATTCTGTGCCGGTAGAGGTTATTCTAATACAAACGGTAAATGGTCATTTACATCAAACCCTGATTATACAGCTGATGATAATTTAAAAGATTCTGATTTTGCCGGATTCATTCTAGTTCCATATGATGACGGTCAGTATTCAATTAAAACTGAAACTGTATGGGCATTTAATTTAAGAGGTTTCAGACCAAGTGGAGAATATAACGCAACAACTGGTGTATATGGATATGCAATGCCAACAGTTGGTAATTATTTCGGTGAAAACATTGTGCTAGCTGCAAACGGTATCGGAAACGACAATTTCAGCTCAGACGCAGTTAACGATTTCTTAGACGGTACAACAGCATTTATTTCATACGCATACTCTCAAACAAGACCAAAATCAGGTCAAAAAATGTTAGGAAGTGCTGATAAAAAATCTGGTCACAGCTGGTGGATCGGTGCAGATATGCCTGGATTCGGAGATAATGACCACTTCGGTATCAGTTATGTCAAAGGAAGCAAATACTGGAGAAGCTTTACTTACGGTGAAGACACTTTAGCAGGAAGCATCGCGGCTGTTAGAGGTCATGCGATTGACACATACTATAACACACAAATTATTCCTCATTTAACAGCGGGAATTAGATACACTTATATCAAATATGATTATCCTGGAAGTGATGCATTCTTTGGAGACATGGGAGATCCTTCAACAGTTAATGCATATGGTTATCCAGTAAATTACGTAAAATCTGCAAAAGATATTAGAGTATTTGTTAGATATAAATTCTAA
- a CDS encoding molybdopterin-dependent oxidoreductase gives MSEIINLKRRNFLKGSAAAAAGVAAATTPAFAFNPYEDAINAKEKKENEIKNATFTPSICGMCVNMCGVIARNVDGKVVKIDPNPLYTKSRNFMCARGNAGLGAAYDPDRIKFPMIRVGEKGSGKFRKATWEEAFNYIAEKMVKILDEEKDNRSTFAFGAGASTGNMGDPIFANFLNGVGSANFVDHFTTCFAPSFMANKLIFGSWGVGDFQRTKYLLNLGANRAEGIVTPDTLDMFRRTHKRGIEKIVYIDVRYTNTAAHADEFIPIKPGTDGALMLAMVWETINKGYHKTPYKSEYLKQVDGLEELEEFFTKGEGSKYTPEWAAKITDIPAETIKRLTKEFSDAAEKYKGAANCYRSRKSTWYYQDFEFRRAQAIFNVLHGCVNRPGGVLLGRGLKLEKYEYEDFPIYDNAKTRIDISKVNNTPGEYPLANPTKGSWQIFRDTVLDINTRWRKGEKLKDWEYPVRGMFIYKQNPMQSVPDYGKTAEMFKSMDLVVTIDIIVNDTAYYSDVILPDVSYLERESLVKSFGTLPEPVIAWRSQAMEPMYGCRTIYDIVKPLSEKIEKPFAAITFKYTWDADDLGVELPKDFNLDKYLNDDFTIDEAKLRADIKDEKLVKAILEHASEDDLGIQDFKISKAFEKTIPEFNEEVMTEIYGKKAAEIAKEYGAYWPGIEKAVEAGIIDEHTKALKKDYPDKNQAPYEIYKKYSTLKNNPDGTPFYIVPKKGKWITVALRNLEGKPFKNPITGQEEKLGMFPKWRDSLYIEPNHQKGEVRIVLGRHAYFTQSANPNNYLLLDLMNYNYVWINDDLAKQLGLKFKDDVVLVNRDGTKIKAKVYPTKRIRRDTAYIATGFGSKSKLLTLGYDNGISQAEVCDNSIDPIIGSASMNETFVTIRKV, from the coding sequence ATGTCTGAAATTATTAATCTCAAAAGAAGAAACTTTCTAAAAGGCTCGGCTGCAGCGGCCGCTGGTGTAGCAGCTGCAACTACTCCGGCATTTGCTTTTAATCCTTATGAAGACGCGATTAACGCTAAGGAAAAAAAAGAAAATGAAATCAAAAACGCAACATTCACTCCTTCAATCTGTGGTATGTGCGTTAACATGTGCGGTGTAATAGCTAGAAATGTTGACGGTAAAGTTGTAAAAATAGATCCAAACCCTCTATACACTAAATCAAGAAACTTTATGTGTGCTAGAGGTAATGCCGGACTAGGTGCGGCTTACGATCCTGACAGAATCAAATTCCCGATGATCAGAGTCGGTGAAAAAGGTAGCGGTAAATTTAGAAAAGCTACATGGGAAGAAGCGTTTAATTACATAGCTGAAAAAATGGTTAAAATCCTGGATGAAGAAAAAGACAACAGAAGTACGTTCGCATTCGGTGCGGGTGCGTCTACAGGTAATATGGGAGACCCTATATTTGCAAACTTCCTAAACGGTGTAGGTAGTGCAAACTTCGTTGACCACTTTACAACATGTTTCGCTCCTTCATTTATGGCAAACAAACTTATCTTCGGAAGCTGGGGTGTAGGTGACTTCCAAAGAACAAAATATCTTTTAAACCTCGGTGCGAACAGAGCTGAAGGTATCGTTACTCCTGACACTCTTGACATGTTCAGAAGAACACATAAAAGAGGTATTGAAAAAATAGTTTATATCGACGTAAGATATACAAACACAGCAGCTCACGCTGATGAATTTATTCCTATCAAACCTGGTACAGACGGTGCTTTAATGCTTGCAATGGTATGGGAAACTATCAATAAAGGCTACCATAAAACACCATATAAGAGCGAATACCTAAAACAAGTTGACGGTCTTGAAGAACTTGAAGAATTCTTTACTAAAGGTGAAGGAAGCAAATATACACCTGAATGGGCAGCGAAAATTACTGATATTCCTGCAGAAACAATCAAAAGATTAACTAAAGAATTCTCTGATGCTGCGGAAAAATACAAAGGTGCGGCAAACTGTTACAGAAGTAGAAAATCAACTTGGTATTATCAGGATTTCGAATTCAGACGTGCACAGGCTATTTTCAACGTATTACACGGATGTGTAAACAGACCGGGAGGTGTACTTCTTGGAAGAGGTCTTAAACTTGAAAAATATGAATATGAAGATTTTCCTATTTATGACAACGCTAAAACAAGAATCGATATCTCAAAAGTAAACAATACTCCTGGAGAATATCCTCTTGCTAACCCAACAAAAGGTTCATGGCAAATATTCAGAGATACAGTACTTGATATCAATACAAGATGGAGAAAAGGCGAAAAATTAAAAGACTGGGAATACCCTGTAAGAGGTATGTTTATTTATAAACAAAATCCTATGCAGTCAGTTCCTGATTACGGTAAAACAGCTGAAATGTTCAAATCTATGGATTTGGTAGTTACTATCGACATTATCGTAAACGACACTGCTTACTATTCTGATGTAATCCTTCCGGATGTAAGTTATCTTGAAAGAGAATCTCTTGTAAAATCATTCGGTACGCTTCCTGAGCCTGTAATCGCTTGGAGAAGTCAGGCAATGGAACCTATGTATGGATGCAGAACTATTTACGATATCGTAAAACCGTTATCTGAAAAAATCGAAAAACCATTCGCAGCAATTACATTCAAATACACTTGGGATGCAGATGATTTAGGTGTTGAACTTCCAAAAGACTTTAATCTAGACAAATACCTAAACGACGACTTTACTATAGATGAAGCTAAATTAAGAGCTGATATAAAAGACGAAAAACTTGTAAAAGCTATTCTCGAGCATGCAAGCGAAGACGATTTGGGAATTCAGGACTTTAAAATTTCAAAAGCATTCGAAAAAACTATTCCTGAATTTAACGAAGAAGTAATGACTGAAATATATGGTAAAAAAGCTGCTGAAATTGCAAAAGAATACGGTGCTTACTGGCCTGGTATCGAAAAAGCGGTTGAAGCTGGAATCATTGATGAGCACACTAAAGCTCTTAAAAAAGATTATCCTGATAAAAATCAGGCACCATATGAAATTTATAAAAAATATTCAACACTTAAAAACAATCCTGATGGAACTCCGTTCTATATTGTTCCTAAAAAAGGTAAATGGATTACGGTAGCGCTTAGAAACCTAGAAGGCAAACCGTTCAAAAACCCTATTACAGGACAAGAAGAAAAACTTGGAATGTTCCCTAAATGGAGAGATTCATTATATATTGAACCGAATCATCAAAAAGGTGAAGTAAGAATTGTGCTTGGAAGACACGCTTACTTTACACAAAGTGCAAACCCTAACAACTACTTACTGCTTGATCTTATGAATTACAACTATGTATGGATTAACGACGATCTTGCAAAACAGTTAGGACTTAAATTCAAAGACGATGTAGTTTTAGTAAACAGAGACGGAACAAAAATTAAAGCAAAAGTTTATCCGACAAAAAGAATCAGAAGAGACACAGCTTATATAGCTACTGGATTCGGAAGCAAATCTAAACTGTTAACTCTTGGATACGATAACGGTATTTCTCAGGCTGAAGTATGTGATAACAGCATTGACCCTATTATCGGATCAGCAAGTATGAACGAAACTTTTGTAACAATTAGAAAGGTGTAA
- a CDS encoding 4Fe-4S dicluster domain-containing protein, which yields MANYAMALEYQNCIDCRACEVACKDENGVMLGADKQRIWVGIVEGGTTLADAFLNFYPSQCNHCEEAPCITVCPTGASHFAEGGIVKVDYDMCIICKGCMEACPYEARFVDETKHAVDKCTFCDGRIQEYGTTACSATCPTKVRTFGDLEDPNSDIVKTLNKREFFVLKEDEDTMPKLFYLVPENEEYAKRTLGNVKRHKWADFKAKYEAQANKNKPEWKKA from the coding sequence ATGGCTAACTACGCAATGGCATTAGAATATCAAAACTGTATAGACTGTAGAGCATGTGAGGTAGCATGTAAGGATGAAAATGGTGTAATGCTTGGTGCTGACAAACAAAGAATCTGGGTAGGTATTGTTGAAGGCGGTACAACTCTTGCCGATGCGTTTTTAAACTTCTATCCTAGCCAGTGTAACCATTGTGAAGAAGCGCCTTGTATTACTGTTTGTCCTACAGGGGCTTCTCATTTTGCTGAAGGCGGTATAGTAAAAGTTGATTATGATATGTGTATTATATGTAAAGGTTGTATGGAAGCATGTCCATACGAAGCAAGATTTGTAGACGAAACAAAACATGCAGTTGACAAATGTACATTCTGTGACGGAAGAATTCAGGAATACGGAACAACTGCTTGTAGTGCGACTTGTCCTACTAAAGTTAGAACATTCGGTGACTTGGAAGATCCGAATTCTGATATTGTTAAAACACTTAATAAAAGAGAGTTTTTCGTTCTTAAAGAAGATGAAGACACAATGCCTAAACTGTTCTATCTTGTACCTGAAAACGAAGAATATGCAAAAAGAACTCTCGGTAATGTAAAAAGACATAAATGGGCTGATTTTAAAGCCAAATATGAAGCTCAGGCCAATAAAAATAAACCTGAGTGGAAAAAAGCGTAA
- a CDS encoding sulfide reductase, with protein MNEYINCCGLNIRKVSIGQLLFNKTMLIAYVLLAIGVVGWYEIFALRWAHDFINNAGVIAAAGHLGETKQVAMALKEQIFNLHEIEEVNKAEPWGIFVTQYTYLLYGGSALIFLTALAELFHVKIAPKVAAAFITFGISMVFGGLISIFTDLANQLHIYWMVLNPQPQSGMWLMLPLYAVYIPFTFIEIYFLITNNRDMARKIAGVLVILGIIIDVAEFYIQGLLFNLNDPRHLWTDIPFLWLYFLVTGALTGVAGAMVYSFLGLRDKPYYENTMNLLIKAGLVIAVLAGLYEIVNYMTVDPKWTKLMTSGSPVATMYWTWIVLGLAVPVVLWLTRNKTLAVIGGISAIIGTFFMRQAFIYGGNVVPMTARVDGLGPQATSVYNLDAVTPYAYVPAHTMEILIVIGCLGLGLAIYSILDSLFAVRDVNDNVDH; from the coding sequence ATGAATGAATATATTAATTGTTGCGGGCTTAACATAAGAAAAGTTAGTATCGGTCAGTTGCTTTTTAATAAAACAATGCTGATCGCATACGTTTTACTTGCTATAGGAGTAGTGGGTTGGTATGAAATTTTTGCATTAAGATGGGCTCATGATTTCATCAACAATGCCGGTGTTATTGCGGCAGCCGGACATTTAGGTGAAACTAAACAGGTTGCAATGGCTTTAAAAGAGCAGATTTTTAATTTACATGAAATAGAAGAAGTAAACAAGGCAGAGCCTTGGGGTATATTTGTTACTCAGTATACTTATCTATTATACGGCGGTAGTGCTTTAATTTTCTTAACTGCTTTAGCAGAACTTTTCCATGTAAAAATAGCTCCTAAAGTTGCTGCTGCTTTCATTACATTTGGTATTTCAATGGTATTCGGCGGTTTAATTTCAATCTTTACAGACTTAGCAAACCAATTACATATTTACTGGATGGTATTAAATCCTCAACCTCAAAGCGGTATGTGGTTAATGCTTCCTTTATATGCTGTTTATATTCCGTTTACATTTATTGAAATTTATTTCTTAATTACAAACAACAGAGATATGGCAAGAAAAATTGCAGGTGTACTTGTAATATTAGGTATTATCATTGACGTTGCTGAATTTTATATCCAGGGTCTATTATTCAACTTAAACGATCCTAGACATTTATGGACAGACATTCCGTTCTTATGGTTATATTTCTTAGTTACAGGGGCATTAACTGGTGTAGCTGGCGCTATGGTTTACAGTTTCTTAGGATTAAGAGATAAACCTTATTATGAAAACACAATGAATTTATTAATTAAAGCAGGTCTTGTAATTGCAGTGCTTGCAGGTTTATATGAAATCGTTAACTATATGACTGTTGATCCTAAATGGACAAAACTAATGACTAGCGGTTCTCCTGTTGCGACAATGTACTGGACTTGGATTGTACTTGGATTAGCTGTACCTGTTGTATTATGGCTGACTAGAAACAAAACTTTGGCTGTAATCGGCGGTATTTCAGCTATTATCGGTACTTTCTTTATGAGACAGGCATTTATTTACGGTGGTAACGTAGTACCTATGACTGCAAGGGTTGACGGATTAGGACCTCAAGCTACAAGCGTTTATAATCTTGATGCTGTAACACCTTACGCTTATGTTCCGGCTCATACAATGGAAATTTTAATCGTAATCGGATGTTTAGGATTAGGTCTTGCAATTTACTCAATTCTTGACTCTCTTTTTGCAGTAAGAGACGTTAACGACAACGTAGACCATTAA
- a CDS encoding NAD(P)/FAD-dependent oxidoreductase, producing MAKVVILGAGISGHTAALNLKKLLGKKHDIIVVSPNSHYQWVPSNVWVGTGHMKADQVKFPLEIPYKKMGIIFKQAFARTIHPDGDTKSDIPFVMIEYIDGKKEKIEYDYLINATGPKLNFEATPGLGPDTGNTVSICSYTHATEAWKKLQKTIDKMKKGQKQKIVIGLGHGGATCQGAAIEYTLNVASLIKEMGLQQYADIKYLSNEYMAGDLGMGGAYVRNNGYVAHTKNIIESLFTELGIKWYMRNSVYKVESGKIYYEHIDGSEHIMEYDFAMLIPAFAGVGIKGIDKNGNEITNGSLFKSNGLMTVDADYESTNKPYHEWGGEDWPKKLQNPTWKNIFAIGIAFAPPHPISKPMKTKSGRPLTPAPPRTGMPSAVMGNAVAHNIAATIKAGGEYKFPRSASMAEFASICVVSIGYGFRGMAGTMSVYPTIPDYKKYPDFGRDLTYTLGEPGIAGHWFKYLMHHLFLYKAKANPGWWLIPD from the coding sequence ATGGCAAAAGTTGTAATACTTGGTGCTGGTATTTCCGGTCATACCGCAGCTTTGAACCTAAAAAAACTGCTTGGCAAAAAACATGATATTATTGTTGTTTCACCTAATTCACACTATCAGTGGGTTCCTTCAAATGTTTGGGTTGGTACAGGGCATATGAAAGCTGATCAGGTTAAATTTCCTCTTGAAATACCTTATAAAAAAATGGGGATAATTTTTAAACAGGCATTTGCGAGAACAATTCATCCTGACGGTGATACAAAATCAGACATTCCATTTGTTATGATTGAATACATTGACGGCAAAAAAGAAAAAATAGAATATGACTATCTTATTAACGCAACAGGACCTAAACTTAATTTTGAAGCAACACCGGGCCTGGGACCAGATACAGGCAATACTGTATCAATATGCAGTTATACCCACGCAACTGAAGCATGGAAAAAACTACAAAAAACAATAGATAAAATGAAAAAAGGTCAAAAACAAAAAATTGTAATAGGGCTTGGTCATGGAGGTGCGACATGCCAGGGCGCGGCAATTGAATATACACTGAATGTAGCAAGTCTGATAAAAGAAATGGGACTTCAGCAATATGCAGATATAAAATACTTATCGAATGAATATATGGCAGGCGATCTTGGAATGGGCGGAGCTTATGTGAGAAATAACGGTTACGTAGCTCATACTAAAAATATTATTGAATCGCTTTTTACGGAACTTGGCATAAAATGGTATATGAGAAATTCAGTTTATAAAGTTGAGTCTGGAAAAATATATTACGAACATATTGACGGCAGCGAGCATATTATGGAATATGATTTTGCAATGCTTATACCTGCTTTTGCCGGAGTTGGAATAAAAGGAATAGATAAAAACGGCAACGAAATTACTAACGGTAGTTTATTTAAGTCAAATGGTCTTATGACCGTTGATGCAGACTATGAAAGCACTAATAAACCTTATCATGAATGGGGAGGAGAAGACTGGCCTAAAAAACTTCAAAATCCGACATGGAAAAACATATTTGCAATCGGAATAGCATTTGCACCACCTCACCCTATTTCAAAACCTATGAAAACAAAAAGCGGCAGGCCGCTTACTCCCGCACCGCCAAGAACGGGAATGCCAAGTGCAGTAATGGGTAATGCAGTTGCACATAATATTGCAGCAACAATTAAAGCAGGAGGAGAATATAAATTTCCTAGAAGTGCAAGCATGGCTGAATTTGCTTCAATATGTGTAGTAAGTATAGGTTACGGCTTTAGAGGAATGGCTGGTACAATGAGTGTGTATCCTACCATTCCTGATTATAAAAAATATCCTGACTTTGGAAGAGATTTAACATATACTTTAGGAGAACCTGGAATTGCCGGGCACTGGTTTAAGTATTTGATGCATCATCTGTTTTTATACAAGGCAAAAGCCAATCCTGGATGGTGGTTGATTCCTGATTAA
- the trxA gene encoding thioredoxin — protein sequence MALELNAQNFADTIKNNEVVVVDFWAPWCGPCRMIAPIIEELAEEYKDKGVVVGKVNTDEAPEIAGQFGIRSIPTVIFFKNGEAADAMIGAAPKQMYQEKIEALLS from the coding sequence ATGGCATTAGAACTAAATGCGCAAAATTTTGCGGACACAATAAAAAACAACGAAGTAGTAGTAGTAGACTTCTGGGCGCCTTGGTGCGGACCTTGTAGAATGATAGCTCCTATTATCGAAGAGCTTGCTGAAGAATACAAAGACAAAGGTGTAGTTGTAGGTAAAGTTAATACTGACGAAGCGCCTGAAATTGCTGGACAATTCGGAATCAGAAGTATTCCTACAGTAATATTCTTTAAAAACGGTGAAGCTGCTGACGCAATGATCGGTGCAGCTCCTAAACAAATGTATCAAGAAAAAATCGAAGCTCTTTTATCATAA